From the genome of Paraburkholderia aromaticivorans, one region includes:
- a CDS encoding pyridoxal phosphate-dependent aminotransferase, with protein sequence MPAVKPILKSNKLLNVCYDIRGPVLEHAKRLEEEGHRIIKLNIGNLAPFGFDAPDEIIQDMILNLPGSSGYSDSKGVFAARKAIMHYTQQKGVHGVELDDIYIGNGASELIVMALQGLLNDGDEVLLPAPDYPLWTAGVSLSGGTPVHYICDESNSWMPDLDDIRAKITPNTRALVVINPNNPTGALYSDELLLGLIEIARQHGLVIFADEVYDKIVYDGKKHTSMAALSEDVLTVTFNSLSKSYRSCGYRAGWMFISGLTAGENRRHAKDYFEGLGILASMRLCPNVPGQYAIQTALGGYQSINDLIVPTGRLYKQRELAYDMLTAIPGVSCVKPEAALYMFPRLDPKIYPIKDDQQFILDLLLEERVLLVQGTGFNWKTPDHFRVVFLPNVDDLADSINRIARFLDGYRKRHTA encoded by the coding sequence GTGCCCGCCGTGAAACCGATACTCAAATCCAACAAGTTGTTGAATGTCTGCTATGACATTCGCGGGCCCGTCCTCGAACATGCGAAGCGGCTCGAGGAAGAGGGCCACCGCATCATCAAGCTGAACATCGGCAATCTCGCGCCGTTCGGCTTCGACGCGCCGGACGAAATCATCCAGGACATGATCCTGAACCTGCCGGGTTCGTCGGGTTATTCCGACTCCAAGGGAGTGTTCGCCGCGCGCAAGGCGATCATGCATTACACGCAGCAAAAGGGCGTGCACGGGGTCGAGCTGGACGACATCTATATCGGCAACGGCGCGTCCGAGCTAATCGTGATGGCGCTTCAGGGCCTCCTGAACGATGGCGACGAAGTGCTGCTGCCCGCGCCGGACTATCCGCTGTGGACCGCCGGCGTGAGCCTGTCGGGCGGCACGCCGGTGCACTACATCTGCGACGAATCGAATAGCTGGATGCCCGACCTCGACGACATTCGCGCGAAAATCACGCCGAATACGCGCGCGCTCGTGGTCATCAACCCGAACAACCCGACCGGCGCGCTGTATTCGGACGAACTGCTGCTCGGCCTGATCGAGATCGCCCGCCAGCACGGCCTCGTGATCTTCGCCGACGAGGTCTACGACAAGATCGTCTACGACGGCAAGAAGCACACGTCGATGGCGGCGCTCTCCGAAGACGTGCTCACGGTCACGTTCAACAGCCTGTCGAAGAGCTACCGGTCGTGCGGTTATCGCGCCGGCTGGATGTTCATTTCAGGCCTGACCGCCGGCGAGAACCGCCGCCACGCGAAAGACTACTTCGAAGGGCTCGGCATTCTGGCTTCCATGCGCCTGTGCCCGAACGTGCCGGGCCAATACGCGATCCAGACCGCGCTCGGCGGCTACCAGAGCATCAACGACCTGATCGTGCCGACCGGGCGCCTGTACAAACAGCGCGAACTCGCGTATGACATGTTGACGGCGATCCCCGGCGTGAGTTGCGTGAAGCCCGAAGCGGCGCTGTACATGTTCCCGCGGCTGGACCCGAAGATCTATCCGATCAAGGACGACCAGCAGTTCATCCTCGACCTGTTGCTGGAAGAGCGCGTGCTGCTTGTGCAGGGCACCGGCTTCAACTGGAAAACGCCGGATCATTTCCGCGTCGTGTTCCTGCCGAACGTGGACGACCTCGCGGATTCGATCAACCGGATCGCGCGCTTCCTCGACGGTTACCGCAAGCGTCACACGGCCTAG
- the thrC gene encoding threonine synthase yields the protein MNYLSTRGAGAGEHHTFADILLGGLAKDGGLYLPVEYPRVTADELTRWRTLPYADLAFEILSKFVDDIPAEDLRAITRKTYTAATYCNVRDDESAAQITPLKTLGVENGAPLSLLELSNGPTLAFKDMAMQLIGNLFEYALDRHGQTLNILGATSGDTGSAAEYAMRGKKGISVFMLSPHRKMSAFQTAQMYSLQDPNIFNIAVEGVFDDAQDIVKAVSNDHAFKAKYKIGTVNSINWARVVAQVVYYFKGYFAATRSNDERVSFTVPSGNFGNVCAGHIARMMGLPIEKLVVATNENDVLDEFFRTGIYRVRKAAETYHTSSPSMDISKASNFERFVFDLLGRDPARVLQLFRDVEEKGGFDLAASGDFARVQQFGFVSGRSSHESRVETIRDVFERYDTMIDTHTADGLKVAREHLQPGIPMIVLETAQPIKFGETIREALLREPERPAAFAGLESLPQRFEVLPADVQRVKDFIVANVGA from the coding sequence ATGAACTACCTGTCCACCCGCGGCGCCGGCGCCGGCGAGCACCACACCTTTGCTGACATCCTGCTCGGCGGTCTCGCCAAAGACGGCGGCCTGTATCTGCCCGTCGAGTATCCGCGCGTCACCGCTGACGAACTGACGCGCTGGCGCACCCTGCCGTACGCGGACCTCGCCTTCGAGATCCTGTCCAAATTCGTCGACGACATTCCCGCCGAAGATCTGCGAGCCATCACGCGCAAGACCTACACCGCGGCCACCTACTGCAACGTGCGCGACGACGAAAGCGCCGCGCAGATCACGCCGCTGAAGACGCTGGGCGTGGAGAACGGCGCGCCGCTGTCGCTGCTGGAACTGTCGAACGGGCCGACGCTCGCGTTCAAGGACATGGCGATGCAGCTGATCGGCAACCTGTTCGAATACGCGCTGGACAGACACGGTCAGACGCTCAACATTCTCGGCGCGACCTCCGGCGACACCGGCAGCGCCGCGGAATACGCGATGCGCGGCAAGAAGGGCATCAGCGTGTTCATGCTGTCGCCGCACAGGAAGATGAGCGCGTTCCAGACCGCGCAGATGTACAGCCTGCAGGATCCGAACATCTTCAACATCGCGGTGGAAGGTGTGTTCGACGACGCGCAGGACATCGTCAAAGCGGTCTCGAACGATCACGCGTTCAAGGCGAAGTACAAGATCGGCACGGTCAACTCGATCAACTGGGCGCGCGTCGTCGCGCAGGTCGTGTACTACTTCAAGGGCTACTTCGCGGCCACCAGGTCGAACGACGAGCGCGTGTCGTTCACGGTGCCGTCGGGCAACTTCGGCAATGTGTGCGCGGGCCATATCGCGCGCATGATGGGGTTGCCGATCGAGAAGCTGGTGGTGGCGACGAACGAGAACGACGTGCTCGACGAGTTTTTCCGCACGGGTATTTACCGCGTGCGCAAGGCGGCCGAGACGTATCACACCAGCAGCCCGAGCATGGACATTTCGAAGGCTTCCAACTTCGAGCGTTTCGTATTCGATCTGCTCGGCCGCGACCCGGCGCGCGTGCTGCAACTGTTCCGCGACGTCGAGGAGAAGGGCGGTTTCGACCTCGCCGCGAGCGGCGACTTCGCGCGCGTGCAGCAATTCGGTTTCGTATCGGGCCGCAGCAGCCACGAATCCCGCGTGGAGACGATCCGCGACGTGTTCGAGCGCTACGACACGATGATCGACACCCATACGGCCGACGGCCTGAAGGTCGCGCGCGAACATTTGCAACCGGGTATTCCGATGATCGTGCTGGAGACGGCGCAACCGATCAAGTTCGGCGAAACGATCCGCGAGGCGCTCCTGCGCGAACCGGAGCGGCCGGCGGCGTTCGCGGGCCTCGAATCGCTGCCGCAGCGCTTCGAGGTGTTGCCGGCGGACGTGCAGCGCGTGAAGGACTTTATCGTGGCGAACGTCGGCGCGTAA
- a CDS encoding group III truncated hemoglobin, protein MNPSFPAAPAVERAAHPTEANIRELVYAFYERVRADALLGPVFDATLAGRWDDHLPKMCTFWGSLVLGAKQYRGNVQQAHQPLEGIEPQHFSRWLYLFLDTVQSRYQPAAAVRFMEPALRIAQSLQLSRFGWDYTIPEEQQALLERVAPKRPPRDGDDAGHAARPAGEPFPTRIVGRSRDE, encoded by the coding sequence ATGAACCCGTCCTTCCCCGCCGCGCCGGCCGTCGAACGCGCCGCCCACCCTACCGAAGCGAACATCCGCGAACTGGTCTATGCCTTTTACGAGCGCGTACGTGCCGATGCGCTACTCGGCCCGGTCTTCGACGCTACGCTGGCGGGGCGTTGGGACGATCACCTGCCCAAGATGTGCACCTTCTGGGGCAGCCTCGTGCTCGGCGCGAAGCAATACCGCGGCAACGTGCAGCAGGCGCATCAGCCGCTCGAGGGCATCGAGCCGCAGCACTTCAGCCGCTGGCTGTATCTGTTTCTCGACACGGTCCAGTCGCGCTATCAGCCGGCCGCGGCGGTCCGCTTCATGGAACCGGCGCTGCGTATCGCGCAGAGTCTGCAGTTGAGCCGTTTCGGTTGGGACTACACGATTCCGGAGGAACAACAGGCGCTGCTGGAACGGGTCGCGCCCAAACGGCCTCCGCGCGATGGTGACGACGCCGGGCACGCGGCGCGCCCGGCTGGTGAGCCGTTTCCGACGCGGATCGTCGGCCGCTCGCGGGACGAATGA
- the moaD gene encoding molybdopterin converting factor subunit 1: MKIQLRYFASVREALDLADETVDLPDGIATVGDVRAWLRVRGGVWAETLAEGRALRMACNHVMTGAGTRVTEGCEVAFFPPVTGG; encoded by the coding sequence ATGAAGATCCAACTCCGATATTTTGCTAGCGTGCGAGAAGCGCTCGATCTGGCCGACGAAACCGTCGATCTGCCCGACGGCATTGCGACTGTCGGCGACGTGCGCGCGTGGCTGCGCGTGCGCGGCGGCGTCTGGGCCGAGACCCTCGCCGAGGGCCGCGCGCTGCGCATGGCTTGCAACCACGTGATGACGGGCGCCGGCACTCGCGTCACCGAGGGCTGCGAAGTCGCGTTCTTTCCGCCCGTCACCGGTGGCTAA
- a CDS encoding molybdenum cofactor biosynthesis protein MoaE, with protein sequence MPVRVQTEDFDLTAEVAGLRARNPKIGAVACFVGTVRDLNDGSTVETMELEHYPGMTEKSLEAIIVDARERWPGIEVLIVHRVGKLYPLDQIVLVATTAAHRGDAFASCEFVMDYLKTQAPFWKKEKTEAGERWVDARVTDDAALARWGIESGNRAAE encoded by the coding sequence ATGCCCGTTCGCGTCCAGACGGAAGATTTCGACCTCACCGCCGAGGTCGCCGGGTTGCGCGCGCGCAATCCGAAGATCGGCGCGGTTGCCTGCTTTGTCGGCACCGTGCGCGATCTGAACGACGGCAGCACGGTCGAGACGATGGAGCTCGAACATTATCCCGGCATGACGGAGAAGTCGCTGGAGGCGATCATCGTCGACGCGCGCGAACGCTGGCCGGGCATCGAGGTGTTGATCGTGCACCGGGTCGGCAAGCTGTACCCGCTCGACCAGATCGTGCTGGTCGCGACGACGGCCGCGCATCGCGGCGACGCTTTCGCGTCGTGCGAATTCGTGATGGACTATCTGAAGACCCAGGCGCCGTTCTGGAAGAAAGAGAAGACCGAGGCCGGCGAACGCTGGGTCGATGCCCGTGTCACCGACGACGCGGCGCTCGCCCGCTGGGGTATCGAATCGGGCAATCGGGCGGCGGAGTAG
- the glp gene encoding gephyrin-like molybdotransferase Glp: MLATAEALATLLSAASPIAGTESIPTLEALNRVLAADVTSPLDVPPMNTSAMDGYAVRTADLTAQGAIRLPVSQRIPAGHAPEPLTPGTAARIFTGATVPSGADAIVMQEQAEVAGAEVTLLHSPQPGEWITAQGADIRSGSVILPAGTRLTPQALGLAASVGYARLEVRRRVKVAVFFTGDELTMPGEPLKPGAIYNSNRFTLRGLLEKLGCEVTDYGIVADKLDATRATLREAAEAHDLILTCGGVSVGEEDHVKPAVEAEGRLAMWQIAMKPGKPLAFGAVRRGAQRDGAAAAPDSASAETFFIGLPGNPVSSFATFLLFVRPFILSLAGVQAVAPRTLSLRADFTQSKADRRNEFLRARINPAGGLDLFANQSSAVLTSTVWGDGLIDNPPNHAISAGETVRFIPFSELLN, encoded by the coding sequence ATGCTAGCCACCGCCGAAGCCCTGGCGACTCTGCTCAGCGCAGCGAGCCCGATTGCCGGCACAGAATCGATCCCCACGCTGGAAGCGCTGAACCGTGTTCTCGCGGCCGACGTCACTTCACCGCTCGACGTCCCGCCGATGAACACCAGTGCAATGGACGGCTACGCGGTCCGCACGGCCGATCTGACGGCTCAGGGCGCTATCCGCTTGCCGGTCTCGCAACGCATTCCGGCCGGTCATGCGCCGGAGCCGCTGACGCCCGGCACGGCGGCGCGCATCTTCACCGGCGCTACTGTGCCGTCCGGCGCCGACGCGATCGTGATGCAGGAGCAAGCCGAGGTGGCCGGCGCGGAGGTCACGCTTCTGCACAGCCCGCAACCGGGCGAATGGATCACGGCGCAAGGCGCGGATATCCGCAGCGGCTCGGTGATCCTTCCGGCGGGCACGCGGCTCACGCCACAAGCTTTGGGGCTCGCCGCCTCGGTGGGCTACGCGCGGCTCGAAGTGCGGCGGCGCGTCAAGGTCGCCGTCTTCTTCACCGGCGACGAGCTGACCATGCCGGGCGAGCCGCTCAAGCCTGGCGCGATCTACAACTCGAACCGTTTCACGCTGCGTGGCTTGCTGGAAAAACTCGGCTGTGAAGTCACCGACTACGGCATCGTCGCCGACAAGCTCGACGCGACCCGCGCGACGTTGCGCGAAGCCGCCGAGGCACATGACCTGATCCTGACCTGCGGCGGCGTGTCGGTGGGCGAGGAGGATCATGTGAAGCCGGCTGTGGAAGCGGAGGGGCGTCTGGCGATGTGGCAGATCGCGATGAAGCCGGGCAAGCCGCTCGCCTTCGGCGCGGTGCGCCGTGGAGCGCAACGCGACGGGGCTGCGGCGGCACCGGATTCGGCATCGGCTGAAACCTTCTTTATCGGCCTGCCGGGCAATCCGGTGTCCAGTTTCGCGACCTTCCTGCTGTTCGTGCGGCCGTTCATTCTGAGTCTGGCCGGCGTGCAGGCGGTCGCGCCGCGCACATTATCGCTGCGCGCGGATTTCACGCAGAGCAAGGCCGACCGCCGCAACGAATTCCTGCGTGCGCGTATCAACCCGGCCGGCGGGCTCGACCTGTTTGCGAACCAGAGCTCGGCTGTGCTGACTTCGACCGTGTGGGGCGACGGCCTGATCGACAATCCGCCGAATCACGCGATCAGCGCGGGCGAGACCGTGCGCTTCATTCCTTTTTCCGAATTGCTGAACTGA
- a CDS encoding SMR family transporter: MNPISLFCILTGVTLNAGAQLLLKAGTNAVGHFEFSRANILPIAFRLATQPPIIGGLACYVISVAVWIIGLSRVEVSIAYPMLSLGYVVNAFAAWYLFDEVLSVQKLIGIGIILIGVLVLART, from the coding sequence ATGAACCCGATTTCCCTCTTTTGCATTCTTACCGGCGTCACGTTGAACGCCGGTGCGCAGTTGCTGCTCAAAGCCGGTACGAATGCCGTTGGACACTTCGAATTCAGCCGTGCGAACATCCTGCCCATTGCCTTTCGCCTGGCAACCCAGCCGCCAATCATCGGCGGGCTGGCCTGCTATGTGATCAGCGTGGCCGTGTGGATCATCGGGCTGTCGCGGGTGGAGGTGTCGATTGCCTATCCGATGCTCTCGCTCGGCTACGTCGTCAACGCGTTCGCGGCGTGGTATCTGTTTGACGAAGTGCTGTCGGTGCAGAAGCTGATCGGCATCGGCATCATCCTGATCGGCGTGCTGGTGTTGGCTCGCACCTAG
- a CDS encoding Rrf2 family transcriptional regulator: protein MRLTDYTDYSLRVLLYLAVRDEGLSTIQDISDAYGISKNHLMKVVQQLGELGWVETVRGRNGGLRLAAKSSALTVGEVVRATESDFALVGCFPDQQGERRGCVISPQCRLRGALEAARHAFLCELDRHTIGEVAQPHGPLSALLGLSGVIPIVPAAPAGGSPAPLT, encoded by the coding sequence ATGAGACTGACCGACTATACGGATTACTCACTACGCGTTTTGCTATACCTGGCCGTTCGCGACGAAGGCTTGTCGACGATCCAGGACATTTCAGACGCGTACGGCATCTCCAAGAACCACTTGATGAAGGTCGTGCAGCAGCTCGGCGAACTGGGGTGGGTCGAAACAGTGCGCGGGCGCAATGGCGGCCTGCGGCTGGCGGCGAAAAGCAGTGCGCTGACGGTCGGCGAGGTCGTGCGCGCGACGGAAAGCGACTTTGCGCTGGTCGGTTGCTTTCCGGACCAGCAGGGTGAGCGCCGGGGTTGCGTCATTTCACCGCAATGCCGACTGCGAGGCGCGCTCGAAGCGGCGCGCCACGCCTTCCTCTGCGAGCTCGACCGGCATACCATTGGCGAGGTGGCGCAGCCGCACGGCCCGCTGTCCGCGCTGCTCGGCTTGAGCGGCGTGATTCCGATCGTACCGGCGGCGCCGGCCGGCGGCAGTCCCGCGCCGCTTACCTGA
- a CDS encoding Mth938-like domain-containing protein, whose product MKLHQDSSGALNTVTGYGADYVEINLVRHSGSLLVLPDAPVIPWPVSSFEQLSAEHFAMLVDSAPEVVVFGSGERLRFPHPRLTAALTAKRIGVETMDFKAACRTYNILMAEGRKVAAALLIEA is encoded by the coding sequence TTGAAATTACATCAGGATTCGAGCGGCGCCCTGAACACCGTCACCGGTTACGGCGCCGACTATGTCGAAATCAATCTGGTGCGCCATTCGGGCAGCCTTCTCGTGCTGCCGGACGCGCCGGTCATCCCTTGGCCCGTCTCTTCCTTCGAGCAACTGAGCGCCGAGCACTTTGCGATGCTGGTCGACTCCGCGCCCGAAGTGGTCGTGTTCGGCAGCGGCGAACGGCTGCGCTTTCCGCATCCGCGCCTGACCGCCGCGCTCACGGCGAAGCGCATCGGCGTCGAAACCATGGACTTCAAGGCCGCCTGCCGCACGTACAACATTTTGATGGCCGAGGGCCGCAAGGTCGCGGCCGCGCTGCTGATCGAAGCGTAG
- a CDS encoding homoserine dehydrogenase translates to MEPIKVGLLGFGTVGSGTFTVLRRNQEEIKRRAGRGIEIARIAVRNPAKASAALGVEAGTVALTDDFNAVVDDPSIDIVAEMIGGTGVARDLVLRAIKNRKHVVTANKALLAVHGTEIFEAARANGVMVSFEAAVAGGIPIIKALREGLTANRIQYIAGIINGTTNYILSEMRDRGLDFATALKAAQELGYAEADPTFDIEGVDAAHKATIMSAIAFGVPVQFDKAYVEGISKLAAIDIKYAEELGYRIKLLGITRRTDKGIELRVHPTLIPEKRLLANVEGAMNAVVVHGDAVGTTLYYGKGAGAEPTASAVVADLVDVTRLHTADPEHRVPHLAFQPDSLSSTPILPIDEVTSGYYLRLRVADVTGVLADITRILADTGISIDALLQKESEQVDANGKGETDIILITHETVEKHVNAAIKTIEALKTVVSQVTKLRMEALN, encoded by the coding sequence ATGGAACCGATCAAAGTTGGACTGCTGGGCTTCGGCACGGTAGGCAGCGGCACCTTCACGGTACTGCGCCGCAATCAGGAAGAAATCAAACGCCGCGCGGGCCGCGGCATCGAGATTGCGCGCATTGCCGTGCGCAATCCCGCCAAAGCGAGCGCGGCGCTCGGCGTCGAGGCCGGCACCGTGGCGCTGACCGACGACTTCAATGCGGTGGTCGACGACCCGTCGATCGATATCGTGGCCGAGATGATCGGCGGCACGGGCGTGGCGCGCGACCTCGTTCTGCGCGCGATCAAGAACCGCAAGCACGTGGTGACCGCCAACAAGGCGCTACTCGCGGTGCACGGCACGGAGATTTTCGAAGCGGCACGCGCCAACGGCGTGATGGTGTCGTTCGAGGCGGCGGTGGCGGGCGGCATTCCGATCATCAAGGCGCTGCGGGAAGGTCTGACGGCCAACCGCATCCAGTACATCGCCGGCATTATCAACGGCACCACGAACTACATTCTTTCGGAAATGCGCGACCGCGGGCTCGATTTCGCGACCGCGCTCAAAGCCGCGCAGGAACTCGGTTATGCCGAGGCCGACCCGACCTTCGACATCGAAGGCGTGGACGCCGCGCACAAGGCGACCATCATGAGCGCGATCGCGTTCGGCGTGCCGGTGCAGTTCGACAAGGCTTACGTCGAAGGCATCAGCAAGCTCGCGGCGATCGACATCAAATACGCCGAGGAACTCGGCTACCGCATCAAGCTGCTCGGCATCACGCGCCGCACGGATAAAGGCATCGAGTTGCGCGTGCATCCCACGCTGATTCCCGAAAAACGCCTGCTGGCGAACGTGGAAGGCGCGATGAACGCGGTCGTCGTGCACGGCGACGCGGTCGGCACCACGCTGTACTACGGCAAGGGCGCGGGCGCCGAGCCCACGGCTTCCGCGGTGGTGGCCGATCTGGTCGACGTGACGCGTCTGCACACGGCCGACCCGGAGCACCGCGTGCCGCATCTGGCGTTCCAGCCGGACAGCCTGTCGAGCACCCCGATCCTGCCGATCGACGAAGTCACGAGCGGCTACTACCTGCGCTTGCGGGTGGCGGACGTGACCGGCGTGCTGGCCGACATCACCCGCATTCTGGCCGACACCGGCATTTCGATCGACGCGCTGCTGCAGAAGGAATCGGAGCAGGTCGACGCGAACGGCAAGGGCGAAACCGACATCATCCTGATTACGCACGAAACGGTCGAAAAGCACGTCAACGCCGCGATCAAGACGATCGAAGCGCTGAAGACCGTTGTCTCGCAAGTCACGAAGCTGCGCATGGAAGCGCTGAACTAG
- a CDS encoding ArnT family glycosyltransferase: MNDTPTRLPLNRTTVLLLVLALAVIWFVPLGWRHLLPSDEGRYAEMAREMFVTGDWITPRYNGYKYFEKPPLQTWANALTFAWFGIGEWQARLYTALTGFAGVLLIGFTGQRVFNTATGVFAAIVLATSPYWNLMGHFNTLDMGLSFWMELTLCALLLAQRPNLPGSRVRGWMWVCWGSMALAVLSKGLVGVILPGAVLVLYTLIARDWAVWKRLHLIGGLIVFFAIVTPWFVLVQQRNPEFLNFFFIVQQFKRYLTPEQNRPGPFYYFVPVLLVGFLPWLSVTVQSVRHALRLPRQPNGFAPVTLMLTWTVFIFLFFSASHSKLLSYTLPIAPPIALLIGMYLPLVTRDQLRRHLAGYALFLVVAAFASLFLSRFGSARNPAELYAEYRTWVLAALAVAFVLTLAALWLNRRSRAGGLGAVATFGAAWLLLGTIAGTGHDVFGRLSSGAPLAPAIKAEIAKLPADTPFYSVGVLDHTLPFYVDHTMIMVEHADELAFGVSVEPQKWIPSVDAWIERWKADRYALALIPPPTYDRLLKEGLPMQVIGRDSRRVVVEKPLAASAAAAAASAPVEKAQP; the protein is encoded by the coding sequence ATGAACGATACGCCCACAAGGCTACCGCTCAACCGCACCACCGTTCTGCTGCTGGTGCTGGCCCTCGCCGTGATCTGGTTCGTGCCGCTCGGCTGGCGCCACCTGCTGCCGAGCGACGAAGGCCGCTACGCCGAGATGGCGCGCGAGATGTTCGTCACCGGCGACTGGATCACGCCGCGCTACAACGGCTATAAGTATTTCGAAAAGCCGCCGCTGCAAACGTGGGCGAACGCGCTCACGTTCGCGTGGTTCGGCATCGGCGAATGGCAGGCGCGGCTCTACACCGCACTGACGGGCTTCGCCGGCGTGCTGCTGATCGGCTTCACCGGCCAGCGCGTGTTCAACACGGCGACCGGCGTATTCGCGGCGATCGTGCTGGCGACCTCGCCGTACTGGAACCTGATGGGCCACTTCAACACGCTCGACATGGGCCTGTCGTTCTGGATGGAACTGACGTTGTGCGCGCTGCTGCTCGCACAGCGCCCCAACCTGCCGGGCAGCCGCGTGCGCGGCTGGATGTGGGTGTGCTGGGGCTCGATGGCGCTGGCGGTGCTGTCCAAGGGGCTCGTCGGCGTGATCCTGCCGGGCGCCGTGCTCGTGCTCTACACGCTGATCGCGCGCGACTGGGCCGTATGGAAGCGCCTGCATCTGATCGGCGGCCTGATCGTGTTCTTCGCGATCGTCACGCCATGGTTCGTACTGGTGCAGCAGCGCAACCCGGAATTCCTGAATTTCTTCTTCATCGTGCAGCAGTTCAAGCGCTATCTGACGCCTGAGCAGAACCGTCCGGGGCCGTTCTACTACTTCGTGCCGGTGCTGCTGGTGGGCTTCCTGCCATGGCTCTCGGTGACCGTGCAGAGCGTGCGCCACGCGTTGCGCCTGCCGCGCCAGCCGAACGGCTTTGCGCCCGTCACGCTGATGCTGACGTGGACCGTCTTCATCTTCCTGTTTTTCAGCGCGTCGCATTCGAAGCTGCTCTCCTACACGCTGCCCATCGCGCCGCCGATCGCGCTCCTGATCGGCATGTATCTTCCGCTCGTCACGCGCGACCAGTTGCGCCGCCATCTGGCCGGCTACGCGCTCTTTCTCGTGGTGGCCGCGTTCGCCTCGCTGTTCCTGTCGCGCTTCGGCAGCGCCCGCAATCCGGCCGAACTGTATGCCGAGTACCGCACATGGGTGCTGGCGGCGCTCGCCGTCGCCTTCGTGCTGACGCTGGCCGCGCTGTGGCTGAATCGCCGCAGCCGGGCCGGCGGCCTCGGCGCCGTCGCCACCTTCGGCGCGGCGTGGCTGCTGCTCGGCACCATCGCCGGCACGGGCCACGACGTGTTCGGCCGCCTGAGCTCCGGCGCGCCGCTCGCGCCGGCCATCAAGGCGGAGATCGCGAAGCTGCCGGCCGACACGCCGTTCTACTCGGTGGGCGTGCTCGACCACACGCTGCCGTTCTATGTCGACCACACCATGATCATGGTCGAGCACGCGGACGAACTGGCGTTCGGCGTATCCGTCGAACCGCAGAAATGGATTCCGTCGGTCGACGCCTGGATCGAACGCTGGAAGGCCGACCGCTATGCGCTCGCGCTGATCCCGCCGCCCACCTATGACCGACTCCTCAAGGAAGGCCTGCCAATGCAGGTGATCGGCCGCGACTCGCGCCGCGTGGTGGTGGAAAAGCCGCTCGCCGCGTCGGCTGCCGCAGCAGCGGCGTCCGCGCCAGTGGAAAAAGCGCAACCATGA